CGGACGTGATTCGTTTAATGGGCGATAAAGTTTCGGCAATTCGTGCTATGAAAAAAGCAGGTATTCCTTGTGTTCCAGGCTCTGATGGACCTGTTGGCGATGATGCTGAAAAAAATAAAGAAATTGCAAGACGCATTGGCTACCCAGTGATTATCAAAGCCTCTGGTGGCGGCGGTGGTCGTGGTATGCGAGTAGTAAGAGATGAAAAACAACTCGCAGAATCTATTGCAATGACCAAATCAGAAGCACGTTCTGCTTTTAATAATGATATGGTTTATATGGAAAAATACCTTGAAAACCCACGTCATATTGAAGTGCAAGTTTTATCGGATACCTTTGGAAACGCGGTTTATTTAGCAGAACGTGACTGCTCAATGCAACGTCGTCACCAAAAAGTATTAGAAGAAGCGCCAGCACCAGGTATTACCGAAGAATTACGTCAGTTCATTGGCGAACGCTGTGCGAATGCGTGCCGTGAGATTGGCTATCGTGGTGCGGGTACTTTTGAATTTTTATATGAAAACGGTGAATTTTACTTTATCGAAATGAATACGCGTATTCAAGTTGAACACCCTGTAACTGAAATGATTACCGGTGTGGACTTAGTGAAAGAACAGTTACGCATTGCCTCAGGCTTACCGCTTTCAATTACCCAAGATCAAATTAAAGTGCGTGGACACGCAATTGAATGCCGTATCAATGCAGAAGATCCAAAAAGTTTCTTACCTTCACCAGGTAAAATTAAACGCTTACACGTTCCTGGTGGATTAGGCGTGCGTTGGGATTCGCATATTTACGCAGATTACACCGTTCCACCACATTACGACTCAATGGTCGCGAAGTTAATCACTTATGGTGAAACCCGTGAGATAGCGATTAGAAGAATGGAAATTGCCCTTTCAGAAACTATTATTGAAGGGATCAAAACAAATATCCCTCTTCATCAAGATATTCTAGATGATGAAAATTTTGCTGAAGGTGGTGTAAATATTCACTATCTTGAAAAGATGCTAGGGATAATCTAACTTTTAGCTAAAAAACTTAAAATAAATGAAAGGGAAAAGTAACGTTACTTTTCCCTTTTTTATGTTTTTAGTCTTTAGCTAACTTTTCTAATTCCATTGCACTAATCAGTTGACCTAATGCTAATGCACAACCTAAATACATTGAATTAATAAATAATACA
This DNA window, taken from Phocoenobacter uteri, encodes the following:
- the accC gene encoding acetyl-CoA carboxylase biotin carboxylase subunit, with amino-acid sequence MLKKVVIANRGEIALRILRACKELGIETVAVHSTADRELKHVCLADETVCIGPAPSVKSYLNIPAIISAAEVTGADAIHPGYGFLSENADFAEQVERSGFAFIGPTADVIRLMGDKVSAIRAMKKAGIPCVPGSDGPVGDDAEKNKEIARRIGYPVIIKASGGGGGRGMRVVRDEKQLAESIAMTKSEARSAFNNDMVYMEKYLENPRHIEVQVLSDTFGNAVYLAERDCSMQRRHQKVLEEAPAPGITEELRQFIGERCANACREIGYRGAGTFEFLYENGEFYFIEMNTRIQVEHPVTEMITGVDLVKEQLRIASGLPLSITQDQIKVRGHAIECRINAEDPKSFLPSPGKIKRLHVPGGLGVRWDSHIYADYTVPPHYDSMVAKLITYGETREIAIRRMEIALSETIIEGIKTNIPLHQDILDDENFAEGGVNIHYLEKMLGII